The following coding sequences are from one Molothrus aeneus isolate 106 chromosome 23, BPBGC_Maene_1.0, whole genome shotgun sequence window:
- the LOC136565989 gene encoding CYFIP-related Rac1 interactor A-like isoform X3 has product MGNLIKVLGKDLENCPHFFLDFENAQPTEAETAVWNQVNAVLEEAQTILAELQSYTGAGQEIREAIQNPGDLRLQERAWSAVCPLVAKLKRFYEFSLRLENALRSLLEALTSPPYAPTQHLEREQALAKQFAEILHFTLSFDELKMTNPAIQNDFSYYRRTISRNRINNLQLDAESEVNNEMANRMSLFYAEATPMLKTLSNATTKFVSENKTLPIEDTTDCLSTMACVCRVMLETPEYRSRFTNTETLLFCMRVMVGVIILYDHVHPVGAFAKTSKIDMKGCIKVLKDQPSTSTEGLLNALRYTTRHLNDDTTSKQIRALLQ; this is encoded by the exons ATGGGCAACCTGATAAAGGTATTGGGCAAAGATTTAGAAAACTGTCctcattttttcctggattttgaAA ATGCGCAGCCCACGGAGGCCGAGACGGCGGTGTGGAACCAGGTGAACGCCGTGCTGGAGGAGGCGCAGACCATCCTGGCCGAGCTGCAGTCCTACACAGGCGCCGGGCAGGAGATCCGAGAG GCCATCCAGAACCCCGGGGACCTGCGGCTGCAGGAGCGCGCCTGGAGCGCCGTGTGCCCCCTGGTCGCCAAGCTGAAACGCTTCTACGAGTTCTCCCTGCGGCTGG AGAACGCCCTGCGGAGCCTGCTGGAGGCGCTCACCAGCCCCCCCTACGCCCCGACCCAGCACCTGGAGCGGGAGCAGGCCCTGGCCAAGCAGTTCGCCGAGATCCTGCACTTCACCCTCAGCTTCGACGAGCTCAAG ATGACCAACCCTGCCATCCAGAACGACTTCAGCTACTACAGACGGACCATCAGCCGGAACCGCATCAACAACCTGCAG ctggatgcagagaGCGAGGTGAACAACGAGATGGCCAACAGGATGTCCCTGTTCTACGCCGAGGCCACCCCCATGCTGAAAACCCTCAGCAACGCCACCACCAAGTTCGTTTCAGAG AACAAGACCCTCCCGATCGAGGACACAACCGACTGCCTGAGCACCATGGCCTGCGTGTGCAGGGTGATGCTGGAGACCCC GGAGTACCGGAGCCGCTTCACCAACACCGAGACCCTGCTCTTCTGCATGAGGGTGATGGTTGGTGTCATCATCCTCTACGACCACGTCCACCCCGTGGGGGCCTTTGCCAAGACCTCCAAGATTGAT ATGAAAGGCTGCATTAAAGTCCTGAAAGACCAACCCTCAACCAGCACCGAGGGGCTCCTGAACGCTCTGAG GTACACCACTCGGCACCTCAACGACGACACCACGTCCAAACAGATCCGGGCCCTGCTGCAGTGA
- the LOC136565989 gene encoding CYFIP-related Rac1 interactor A-like isoform X2, with product MGNLLKVLTYNELDQGPNFFLDFENAQPTEAETAVWNQVNAVLEEAQTILAELQSYTGAGQEIREAIQNPGDLRLQERAWSAVCPLVAKLKRFYEFSLRLENALRSLLEALTSPPYAPTQHLEREQALAKQFAEILHFTLSFDELKMTNPAIQNDFSYYRRTISRNRINNLQLDAESEVNNEMANRMSLFYAEATPMLKTLSNATTKFVSENKTLPIEDTTDCLSTMACVCRVMLETPEYRSRFTNTETLLFCMRVMVGVIILYDHVHPVGAFAKTSKIDMKGCIKVLKDQPSTSTEGLLNALRYTTRHLNDDTTSKQIRALLQ from the exons ATGGGGAACCTTCTAAAAGTGTTGACTTATAACGAACTTGACCAAGGCCCTAATTTTTTCCTTGACTTTGAAA ATGCGCAGCCCACGGAGGCCGAGACGGCGGTGTGGAACCAGGTGAACGCCGTGCTGGAGGAGGCGCAGACCATCCTGGCCGAGCTGCAGTCCTACACAGGCGCCGGGCAGGAGATCCGAGAG GCCATCCAGAACCCCGGGGACCTGCGGCTGCAGGAGCGCGCCTGGAGCGCCGTGTGCCCCCTGGTCGCCAAGCTGAAACGCTTCTACGAGTTCTCCCTGCGGCTGG AGAACGCCCTGCGGAGCCTGCTGGAGGCGCTCACCAGCCCCCCCTACGCCCCGACCCAGCACCTGGAGCGGGAGCAGGCCCTGGCCAAGCAGTTCGCCGAGATCCTGCACTTCACCCTCAGCTTCGACGAGCTCAAG ATGACCAACCCTGCCATCCAGAACGACTTCAGCTACTACAGACGGACCATCAGCCGGAACCGCATCAACAACCTGCAG ctggatgcagagaGCGAGGTGAACAACGAGATGGCCAACAGGATGTCCCTGTTCTACGCCGAGGCCACCCCCATGCTGAAAACCCTCAGCAACGCCACCACCAAGTTCGTTTCAGAG AACAAGACCCTCCCGATCGAGGACACAACCGACTGCCTGAGCACCATGGCCTGCGTGTGCAGGGTGATGCTGGAGACCCC GGAGTACCGGAGCCGCTTCACCAACACCGAGACCCTGCTCTTCTGCATGAGGGTGATGGTTGGTGTCATCATCCTCTACGACCACGTCCACCCCGTGGGGGCCTTTGCCAAGACCTCCAAGATTGAT ATGAAAGGCTGCATTAAAGTCCTGAAAGACCAACCCTCAACCAGCACCGAGGGGCTCCTGAACGCTCTGAG GTACACCACTCGGCACCTCAACGACGACACCACGTCCAAACAGATCCGGGCCCTGCTGCAGTGA
- the LOC136565989 gene encoding CYFIP-related Rac1 interactor A-like isoform X1 has product MLFSSCFFSCRFHMGNLLKVLTYNELDQGPNFFLDFENAQPTEAETAVWNQVNAVLEEAQTILAELQSYTGAGQEIREAIQNPGDLRLQERAWSAVCPLVAKLKRFYEFSLRLENALRSLLEALTSPPYAPTQHLEREQALAKQFAEILHFTLSFDELKMTNPAIQNDFSYYRRTISRNRINNLQLDAESEVNNEMANRMSLFYAEATPMLKTLSNATTKFVSENKTLPIEDTTDCLSTMACVCRVMLETPEYRSRFTNTETLLFCMRVMVGVIILYDHVHPVGAFAKTSKIDMKGCIKVLKDQPSTSTEGLLNALRYTTRHLNDDTTSKQIRALLQ; this is encoded by the exons atgcttttttcctcttgtttcttCTCTTGCAGGTTTCACATGGGGAACCTTCTAAAAGTGTTGACTTATAACGAACTTGACCAAGGCCCTAATTTTTTCCTTGACTTTGAAA ATGCGCAGCCCACGGAGGCCGAGACGGCGGTGTGGAACCAGGTGAACGCCGTGCTGGAGGAGGCGCAGACCATCCTGGCCGAGCTGCAGTCCTACACAGGCGCCGGGCAGGAGATCCGAGAG GCCATCCAGAACCCCGGGGACCTGCGGCTGCAGGAGCGCGCCTGGAGCGCCGTGTGCCCCCTGGTCGCCAAGCTGAAACGCTTCTACGAGTTCTCCCTGCGGCTGG AGAACGCCCTGCGGAGCCTGCTGGAGGCGCTCACCAGCCCCCCCTACGCCCCGACCCAGCACCTGGAGCGGGAGCAGGCCCTGGCCAAGCAGTTCGCCGAGATCCTGCACTTCACCCTCAGCTTCGACGAGCTCAAG ATGACCAACCCTGCCATCCAGAACGACTTCAGCTACTACAGACGGACCATCAGCCGGAACCGCATCAACAACCTGCAG ctggatgcagagaGCGAGGTGAACAACGAGATGGCCAACAGGATGTCCCTGTTCTACGCCGAGGCCACCCCCATGCTGAAAACCCTCAGCAACGCCACCACCAAGTTCGTTTCAGAG AACAAGACCCTCCCGATCGAGGACACAACCGACTGCCTGAGCACCATGGCCTGCGTGTGCAGGGTGATGCTGGAGACCCC GGAGTACCGGAGCCGCTTCACCAACACCGAGACCCTGCTCTTCTGCATGAGGGTGATGGTTGGTGTCATCATCCTCTACGACCACGTCCACCCCGTGGGGGCCTTTGCCAAGACCTCCAAGATTGAT ATGAAAGGCTGCATTAAAGTCCTGAAAGACCAACCCTCAACCAGCACCGAGGGGCTCCTGAACGCTCTGAG GTACACCACTCGGCACCTCAACGACGACACCACGTCCAAACAGATCCGGGCCCTGCTGCAGTGA